One stretch of Kogia breviceps isolate mKogBre1 chromosome 18, mKogBre1 haplotype 1, whole genome shotgun sequence DNA includes these proteins:
- the SIGLEC10 gene encoding sialic acid-binding Ig-like lectin 10 isoform X8: MTWPSFLSRNDTSSHLHDSCHAQASRARRSNGQTQCLYATKTRSHSKYQSQHLGNERVPGQVQAPEMLLLAVLWAGSWAQDPGFQLRVQELVRVQEGLCVAVPCSVSYPAIGWIPSTPAYGFWFKDQTTTDSDLLVATNKPGQDVQTQTQGRFQLLGDARQNCSLLIRDVRMEDSALYFFRLERGHYVRYNFIQDKFRLEVTALTQKPQIYIPETLKPGHQVTPICMFDRTFEECPAPTLSWRGAIVSSREARPRTSYFSALTFTPRPQDHGTKLTCRVDFSRKGLSTENTVLLSVAYAPKDLVISISQTDVPALEPQGNRPHLEVQKGQFLRLLCTADSMPLPTLSWALQDRVLSWSHPSGSGTLELVLPGVKAEDAGRYTCRAENSLGSQSRSLELFVQYAPENLKVMVSQGNRTVLENLRNGTSLPVLEGQSLRLLCVAYSNPPARLSWARGGQTLSPSQPSDPGLLELPQIQTEHGGEFTCGAQNPLGSQSISLSLSVVYPPQLLGPSCSQENEGLHCSCSSRARPAPSLRWRLGAGLLEENFSNASFKVTSSSAGPWANSSLSLSEGLSPGLRLSCEAQNSHGAQSATVLLLPDEKGFASKAFSSGTFLGIGLTGLLCLCLILIIMKALRKKWTQAEVPAPAPGETPRSRLSRRSTLLDYINVVPKAGPLAQKQKAKPSSPPWAPAPEAYPPEPRKNQKELHLVSHNCPGPKSSTQAPEAENNQEEPHYAVLNFPGLRPWDTQRPKDAYPEYAEIQCP, from the exons CATGACAGCTGCCACGCGCAAGCTTCCAGAGCGCGGAGGTCCAACGGGCAAACACAGTGTCTCTACGCGACCAAGACACGGAGTCATTCCAAG TACCAGTCACAGCATCTGGGGAACGAGCGCGTCCCAGGGCAGGTCCAAGCGCCTGAGATGCTCCTCTTGGCTGTGCTGTGGGCCG GGTCATGGGCTCAGGATCCCGGTTTCCAGCTGCGGGTGCAGGAGCTGGTGAGGGTGCAGGAAGGCCTGTGCGTGGCCGTGCCCTGCTCCGTCTCCTATCCCGCAATAGGTTGGATTCCCTCCACCCCAGCTTACGGCTTCTGGTTCAAAGACCAGACCACCACAGACAGTGATCTGCTAGTGGCCACAAACAAGCCGGGTCAAGACGTGCAAACACAGACCCAAGGCCGATTCCAGCTCCTTGGCGATGCCAGACAGAATTGCTCTTTGCTCATCAGAGATGTACGTATGGAGGACAGTGCATTGTACTTCTTTCGGTTGGAGAGAGGCCATTACGTGCGATATAATTTCATACAAGACAAGTTCCGTCTGGAGGTGACAG CCCTGACTCAGAAGCCACAGATCTACATCCCAGAGACTCTGAAGCCTGGGCACCAGGTGACACCCATCTGTATGTTTGACCGGACCTTTGAGGAATGTCCAGCCCCTACTCTCTCCTGGAGGGGGGCCATCGTCTCCTCCCGCGAGGCCAGGCCAAGAACTTCCTACTTCTCAGCCCTCACCTTCACACCCAGACCCCAGGACCACGGCACTAAGCTCACCTGTCGAGTGGACTTCTCCAGAAAGGGACTGAGCACAGAGAACACCGTCCTACTTAGCGTGGCCT ATGCCCCCAAAGACCTGGTTATCAGCATTTCCCAGACCGATGTACCAG cccTGGAGCCGCAGGGAAACCGCCCCCATCTGGAAGTCCAGAAAGGCCAGTTCCTGCGGCTGCTCTGTACGGCTGACAGCATGCCCCTTCCCACACTAAGCTGGGCCCTGCAGGACAGAGTCCTCTCTTGGTCCCACCCTTCGGGCTCCGGAACCCTGGAGCTGGTGCTGCCCGGGGTGAAGGCTGAGGATGCGGGTCGCTACACCTGCAGAGCTGAGAACAGTCTTGGCTCTCAGAGCCGCAGCCTGGAACTCTTCGTGCAGT ATGCCCCAGAGAACCTGAAAGTGATGGTCTCCCAAGGAAATAGGACAG TCCTGGAAAACTTGAGAAATGGCACATCTCTTCCGGTCCTGGAAGGCCAAAGTCTGCGTCTGCTCTGCGTCGCTTACAGCAACCCCCCAGCCCGGCTGAGCTGGGCCCGAGGGGGACAGACTCTGAGCCCCTCCCAGCCCTCAGATCCTGGGCTCCTGGAGCTGCCTCAGATACAAACAGAGCATGGAGGAGAATTCACCTGCGGAGCTCAGAACCCTCTGGGCTCCCAAagtatctctctgagcctctccgTGGTCT ACCCCCCGCAGCTGCTGGGACCCTCCTGCTCCCAGGAGAATGAGGGTCTGCACTGCAGCTGTTCCTCCCGAGCCCGGCCGGCCCCCTCCCTGCGCTGgcggctgggggcggggctgctgGAGGAGAATTTCAGCAACGCCTCCTTCAAGGTCACCTCCAGCTCGGCTGGGCCCTGGGCCAAcagctccctgagcctcagcGAGGGGCTCAGCCCTGGCCTCAGACTCAGCTGCGAGGCCCAGAACAGCCACGGGGCCCAGAGCGCCACTGTCCTGTTGCTGCCAG ATGAGAAGGGATTCGCCTCCAAAGCGTTCTCCAGCGGAACGTTTCTAGGAATCGGCCTCACGGGCCTCCTTTGCCTCTGCCTCATCCTGATCAT CATGAAAGCTCTGAGGAAGAAGTGGACCCAAGCAGAGGttccggccccggccccgggagAGACTCCGAGGTCCAGGCTGTCACGGAGGAGCACGCTCCTGGATTACATCAACGTGGTCCCGAAAGCGGGCCCCCTG GCTCAGAAACAGAAGGCCAAACCAAGCAGTCCTCCCTGGGCCCCCGCTCCAGAGGCTTACCCCCCGGAACCCAGAAAGAACCAGAAGGAACTCCATCTTGTTTCCCACAATTGTCCAGGACCCAAATCGTCCACTCAAGCCCCAGAAGCAGAGAACAACCAGGAGGAGCCCCATTATGCTGTCCTCAACTTCCCAGGCCTCAGACCATGGGACACCCAGAGGCCCAAGGATGCATATCCAGAGTATGCTGAAATCCAGTGCCCCTGA
- the SIGLEC10 gene encoding sialic acid-binding Ig-like lectin 10 isoform X5, producing MGTGFLLTCGLTWIYCARNDTSSHLVSSMTAATRKLPERGGPTGKHSVSTRPRHGVIPRPQLPPSVLAQYQSQHLGNERVPGQVQAPEMLLLAVLWAGSWAQDPGFQLRVQELVRVQEGLCVAVPCSVSYPAIGWIPSTPAYGFWFKDQTTTDSDLLVATNKPGQDVQTQTQGRFQLLGDARQNCSLLIRDVRMEDSALYFFRLERGHYVRYNFIQDKFRLEVTALTQKPQIYIPETLKPGHQVTPICMFDRTFEECPAPTLSWRGAIVSSREARPRTSYFSALTFTPRPQDHGTKLTCRVDFSRKGLSTENTVLLSVAYAPKDLVISISQTDVPALEPQGNRPHLEVQKGQFLRLLCTADSMPLPTLSWALQDRVLSWSHPSGSGTLELVLPGVKAEDAGRYTCRAENSLGSQSRSLELFVQYAPENLKVMVSQGNRTVLENLRNGTSLPVLEGQSLRLLCVAYSNPPARLSWARGGQTLSPSQPSDPGLLELPQIQTEHGGEFTCGAQNPLGSQSISLSLSVVYPPQLLGPSCSQENEGLHCSCSSRARPAPSLRWRLGAGLLEENFSNASFKVTSSSAGPWANSSLSLSEGLSPGLRLSCEAQNSHGAQSATVLLLPDEKGFASKAFSSGTFLGIGLTGLLCLCLILIIMKALRKKWTQAEVPAPAPGETPRSRLSRRSTLLDYINVVPKAGPLAQKQKAKPSSPPWAPAPEAYPPEPRKNQKELHLVSHNCPGPKSSTQAPEAENNQEEPHYAVLNFPGLRPWDTQRPKDAYPEYAEIQCP from the exons CATGACAGCTGCCACGCGCAAGCTTCCAGAGCGCGGAGGTCCAACGGGCAAACACAGTGTCTCTACGCGACCAAGACACGGAGTCATTCCAAG GCCTCAGCTTCCGCCTTCGGTTCTTGCGCAGTACCAGTCACAGCATCTGGGGAACGAGCGCGTCCCAGGGCAGGTCCAAGCGCCTGAGATGCTCCTCTTGGCTGTGCTGTGGGCCG GGTCATGGGCTCAGGATCCCGGTTTCCAGCTGCGGGTGCAGGAGCTGGTGAGGGTGCAGGAAGGCCTGTGCGTGGCCGTGCCCTGCTCCGTCTCCTATCCCGCAATAGGTTGGATTCCCTCCACCCCAGCTTACGGCTTCTGGTTCAAAGACCAGACCACCACAGACAGTGATCTGCTAGTGGCCACAAACAAGCCGGGTCAAGACGTGCAAACACAGACCCAAGGCCGATTCCAGCTCCTTGGCGATGCCAGACAGAATTGCTCTTTGCTCATCAGAGATGTACGTATGGAGGACAGTGCATTGTACTTCTTTCGGTTGGAGAGAGGCCATTACGTGCGATATAATTTCATACAAGACAAGTTCCGTCTGGAGGTGACAG CCCTGACTCAGAAGCCACAGATCTACATCCCAGAGACTCTGAAGCCTGGGCACCAGGTGACACCCATCTGTATGTTTGACCGGACCTTTGAGGAATGTCCAGCCCCTACTCTCTCCTGGAGGGGGGCCATCGTCTCCTCCCGCGAGGCCAGGCCAAGAACTTCCTACTTCTCAGCCCTCACCTTCACACCCAGACCCCAGGACCACGGCACTAAGCTCACCTGTCGAGTGGACTTCTCCAGAAAGGGACTGAGCACAGAGAACACCGTCCTACTTAGCGTGGCCT ATGCCCCCAAAGACCTGGTTATCAGCATTTCCCAGACCGATGTACCAG cccTGGAGCCGCAGGGAAACCGCCCCCATCTGGAAGTCCAGAAAGGCCAGTTCCTGCGGCTGCTCTGTACGGCTGACAGCATGCCCCTTCCCACACTAAGCTGGGCCCTGCAGGACAGAGTCCTCTCTTGGTCCCACCCTTCGGGCTCCGGAACCCTGGAGCTGGTGCTGCCCGGGGTGAAGGCTGAGGATGCGGGTCGCTACACCTGCAGAGCTGAGAACAGTCTTGGCTCTCAGAGCCGCAGCCTGGAACTCTTCGTGCAGT ATGCCCCAGAGAACCTGAAAGTGATGGTCTCCCAAGGAAATAGGACAG TCCTGGAAAACTTGAGAAATGGCACATCTCTTCCGGTCCTGGAAGGCCAAAGTCTGCGTCTGCTCTGCGTCGCTTACAGCAACCCCCCAGCCCGGCTGAGCTGGGCCCGAGGGGGACAGACTCTGAGCCCCTCCCAGCCCTCAGATCCTGGGCTCCTGGAGCTGCCTCAGATACAAACAGAGCATGGAGGAGAATTCACCTGCGGAGCTCAGAACCCTCTGGGCTCCCAAagtatctctctgagcctctccgTGGTCT ACCCCCCGCAGCTGCTGGGACCCTCCTGCTCCCAGGAGAATGAGGGTCTGCACTGCAGCTGTTCCTCCCGAGCCCGGCCGGCCCCCTCCCTGCGCTGgcggctgggggcggggctgctgGAGGAGAATTTCAGCAACGCCTCCTTCAAGGTCACCTCCAGCTCGGCTGGGCCCTGGGCCAAcagctccctgagcctcagcGAGGGGCTCAGCCCTGGCCTCAGACTCAGCTGCGAGGCCCAGAACAGCCACGGGGCCCAGAGCGCCACTGTCCTGTTGCTGCCAG ATGAGAAGGGATTCGCCTCCAAAGCGTTCTCCAGCGGAACGTTTCTAGGAATCGGCCTCACGGGCCTCCTTTGCCTCTGCCTCATCCTGATCAT CATGAAAGCTCTGAGGAAGAAGTGGACCCAAGCAGAGGttccggccccggccccgggagAGACTCCGAGGTCCAGGCTGTCACGGAGGAGCACGCTCCTGGATTACATCAACGTGGTCCCGAAAGCGGGCCCCCTG GCTCAGAAACAGAAGGCCAAACCAAGCAGTCCTCCCTGGGCCCCCGCTCCAGAGGCTTACCCCCCGGAACCCAGAAAGAACCAGAAGGAACTCCATCTTGTTTCCCACAATTGTCCAGGACCCAAATCGTCCACTCAAGCCCCAGAAGCAGAGAACAACCAGGAGGAGCCCCATTATGCTGTCCTCAACTTCCCAGGCCTCAGACCATGGGACACCCAGAGGCCCAAGGATGCATATCCAGAGTATGCTGAAATCCAGTGCCCCTGA
- the SIGLEC10 gene encoding sialic acid-binding Ig-like lectin 10 isoform X9: MTAATRKLPERGGPTGKHSVSTRPRHGVIPRPQLPPSVLAQYQSQHLGNERVPGQVQAPEMLLLAVLWAGSWAQDPGFQLRVQELVRVQEGLCVAVPCSVSYPAIGWIPSTPAYGFWFKDQTTTDSDLLVATNKPGQDVQTQTQGRFQLLGDARQNCSLLIRDVRMEDSALYFFRLERGHYVRYNFIQDKFRLEVTALTQKPQIYIPETLKPGHQVTPICMFDRTFEECPAPTLSWRGAIVSSREARPRTSYFSALTFTPRPQDHGTKLTCRVDFSRKGLSTENTVLLSVAYAPKDLVISISQTDVPALEPQGNRPHLEVQKGQFLRLLCTADSMPLPTLSWALQDRVLSWSHPSGSGTLELVLPGVKAEDAGRYTCRAENSLGSQSRSLELFVQYAPENLKVMVSQGNRTVLENLRNGTSLPVLEGQSLRLLCVAYSNPPARLSWARGGQTLSPSQPSDPGLLELPQIQTEHGGEFTCGAQNPLGSQSISLSLSVVYPPQLLGPSCSQENEGLHCSCSSRARPAPSLRWRLGAGLLEENFSNASFKVTSSSAGPWANSSLSLSEGLSPGLRLSCEAQNSHGAQSATVLLLPDEKGFASKAFSSGTFLGIGLTGLLCLCLILIIMKALRKKWTQAEVPAPAPGETPRSRLSRRSTLLDYINVVPKAGPLAQKQKAKPSSPPWAPAPEAYPPEPRKNQKELHLVSHNCPGPKSSTQAPEAENNQEEPHYAVLNFPGLRPWDTQRPKDAYPEYAEIQCP; encoded by the exons ATGACAGCTGCCACGCGCAAGCTTCCAGAGCGCGGAGGTCCAACGGGCAAACACAGTGTCTCTACGCGACCAAGACACGGAGTCATTCCAAG GCCTCAGCTTCCGCCTTCGGTTCTTGCGCAGTACCAGTCACAGCATCTGGGGAACGAGCGCGTCCCAGGGCAGGTCCAAGCGCCTGAGATGCTCCTCTTGGCTGTGCTGTGGGCCG GGTCATGGGCTCAGGATCCCGGTTTCCAGCTGCGGGTGCAGGAGCTGGTGAGGGTGCAGGAAGGCCTGTGCGTGGCCGTGCCCTGCTCCGTCTCCTATCCCGCAATAGGTTGGATTCCCTCCACCCCAGCTTACGGCTTCTGGTTCAAAGACCAGACCACCACAGACAGTGATCTGCTAGTGGCCACAAACAAGCCGGGTCAAGACGTGCAAACACAGACCCAAGGCCGATTCCAGCTCCTTGGCGATGCCAGACAGAATTGCTCTTTGCTCATCAGAGATGTACGTATGGAGGACAGTGCATTGTACTTCTTTCGGTTGGAGAGAGGCCATTACGTGCGATATAATTTCATACAAGACAAGTTCCGTCTGGAGGTGACAG CCCTGACTCAGAAGCCACAGATCTACATCCCAGAGACTCTGAAGCCTGGGCACCAGGTGACACCCATCTGTATGTTTGACCGGACCTTTGAGGAATGTCCAGCCCCTACTCTCTCCTGGAGGGGGGCCATCGTCTCCTCCCGCGAGGCCAGGCCAAGAACTTCCTACTTCTCAGCCCTCACCTTCACACCCAGACCCCAGGACCACGGCACTAAGCTCACCTGTCGAGTGGACTTCTCCAGAAAGGGACTGAGCACAGAGAACACCGTCCTACTTAGCGTGGCCT ATGCCCCCAAAGACCTGGTTATCAGCATTTCCCAGACCGATGTACCAG cccTGGAGCCGCAGGGAAACCGCCCCCATCTGGAAGTCCAGAAAGGCCAGTTCCTGCGGCTGCTCTGTACGGCTGACAGCATGCCCCTTCCCACACTAAGCTGGGCCCTGCAGGACAGAGTCCTCTCTTGGTCCCACCCTTCGGGCTCCGGAACCCTGGAGCTGGTGCTGCCCGGGGTGAAGGCTGAGGATGCGGGTCGCTACACCTGCAGAGCTGAGAACAGTCTTGGCTCTCAGAGCCGCAGCCTGGAACTCTTCGTGCAGT ATGCCCCAGAGAACCTGAAAGTGATGGTCTCCCAAGGAAATAGGACAG TCCTGGAAAACTTGAGAAATGGCACATCTCTTCCGGTCCTGGAAGGCCAAAGTCTGCGTCTGCTCTGCGTCGCTTACAGCAACCCCCCAGCCCGGCTGAGCTGGGCCCGAGGGGGACAGACTCTGAGCCCCTCCCAGCCCTCAGATCCTGGGCTCCTGGAGCTGCCTCAGATACAAACAGAGCATGGAGGAGAATTCACCTGCGGAGCTCAGAACCCTCTGGGCTCCCAAagtatctctctgagcctctccgTGGTCT ACCCCCCGCAGCTGCTGGGACCCTCCTGCTCCCAGGAGAATGAGGGTCTGCACTGCAGCTGTTCCTCCCGAGCCCGGCCGGCCCCCTCCCTGCGCTGgcggctgggggcggggctgctgGAGGAGAATTTCAGCAACGCCTCCTTCAAGGTCACCTCCAGCTCGGCTGGGCCCTGGGCCAAcagctccctgagcctcagcGAGGGGCTCAGCCCTGGCCTCAGACTCAGCTGCGAGGCCCAGAACAGCCACGGGGCCCAGAGCGCCACTGTCCTGTTGCTGCCAG ATGAGAAGGGATTCGCCTCCAAAGCGTTCTCCAGCGGAACGTTTCTAGGAATCGGCCTCACGGGCCTCCTTTGCCTCTGCCTCATCCTGATCAT CATGAAAGCTCTGAGGAAGAAGTGGACCCAAGCAGAGGttccggccccggccccgggagAGACTCCGAGGTCCAGGCTGTCACGGAGGAGCACGCTCCTGGATTACATCAACGTGGTCCCGAAAGCGGGCCCCCTG GCTCAGAAACAGAAGGCCAAACCAAGCAGTCCTCCCTGGGCCCCCGCTCCAGAGGCTTACCCCCCGGAACCCAGAAAGAACCAGAAGGAACTCCATCTTGTTTCCCACAATTGTCCAGGACCCAAATCGTCCACTCAAGCCCCAGAAGCAGAGAACAACCAGGAGGAGCCCCATTATGCTGTCCTCAACTTCCCAGGCCTCAGACCATGGGACACCCAGAGGCCCAAGGATGCATATCCAGAGTATGCTGAAATCCAGTGCCCCTGA
- the SIGLEC10 gene encoding sialic acid-binding Ig-like lectin 10 isoform X11: MLLLAVLWAGSWAQDPGFQLRVQELVRVQEGLCVAVPCSVSYPAIGWIPSTPAYGFWFKDQTTTDSDLLVATNKPGQDVQTQTQGRFQLLGDARQNCSLLIRDVRMEDSALYFFRLERGHYVRYNFIQDKFRLEVTALTQKPQIYIPETLKPGHQVTPICMFDRTFEECPAPTLSWRGAIVSSREARPRTSYFSALTFTPRPQDHGTKLTCRVDFSRKGLSTENTVLLSVAYAPKDLVISISQTDVPALEPQGNRPHLEVQKGQFLRLLCTADSMPLPTLSWALQDRVLSWSHPSGSGTLELVLPGVKAEDAGRYTCRAENSLGSQSRSLELFVQFLENLRNGTSLPVLEGQSLRLLCVAYSNPPARLSWARGGQTLSPSQPSDPGLLELPQIQTEHGGEFTCGAQNPLGSQSISLSLSVVYPPQLLGPSCSQENEGLHCSCSSRARPAPSLRWRLGAGLLEENFSNASFKVTSSSAGPWANSSLSLSEGLSPGLRLSCEAQNSHGAQSATVLLLPDEKGFASKAFSSGTFLGIGLTGLLCLCLILIIMKALRKKWTQAEVPAPAPGETPRSRLSRRSTLLDYINVVPKAGPLAQKQKAKPSSPPWAPAPEAYPPEPRKNQKELHLVSHNCPGPKSSTQAPEAENNQEEPHYAVLNFPGLRPWDTQRPKDAYPEYAEIQCP; this comes from the exons ATGCTCCTCTTGGCTGTGCTGTGGGCCG GGTCATGGGCTCAGGATCCCGGTTTCCAGCTGCGGGTGCAGGAGCTGGTGAGGGTGCAGGAAGGCCTGTGCGTGGCCGTGCCCTGCTCCGTCTCCTATCCCGCAATAGGTTGGATTCCCTCCACCCCAGCTTACGGCTTCTGGTTCAAAGACCAGACCACCACAGACAGTGATCTGCTAGTGGCCACAAACAAGCCGGGTCAAGACGTGCAAACACAGACCCAAGGCCGATTCCAGCTCCTTGGCGATGCCAGACAGAATTGCTCTTTGCTCATCAGAGATGTACGTATGGAGGACAGTGCATTGTACTTCTTTCGGTTGGAGAGAGGCCATTACGTGCGATATAATTTCATACAAGACAAGTTCCGTCTGGAGGTGACAG CCCTGACTCAGAAGCCACAGATCTACATCCCAGAGACTCTGAAGCCTGGGCACCAGGTGACACCCATCTGTATGTTTGACCGGACCTTTGAGGAATGTCCAGCCCCTACTCTCTCCTGGAGGGGGGCCATCGTCTCCTCCCGCGAGGCCAGGCCAAGAACTTCCTACTTCTCAGCCCTCACCTTCACACCCAGACCCCAGGACCACGGCACTAAGCTCACCTGTCGAGTGGACTTCTCCAGAAAGGGACTGAGCACAGAGAACACCGTCCTACTTAGCGTGGCCT ATGCCCCCAAAGACCTGGTTATCAGCATTTCCCAGACCGATGTACCAG cccTGGAGCCGCAGGGAAACCGCCCCCATCTGGAAGTCCAGAAAGGCCAGTTCCTGCGGCTGCTCTGTACGGCTGACAGCATGCCCCTTCCCACACTAAGCTGGGCCCTGCAGGACAGAGTCCTCTCTTGGTCCCACCCTTCGGGCTCCGGAACCCTGGAGCTGGTGCTGCCCGGGGTGAAGGCTGAGGATGCGGGTCGCTACACCTGCAGAGCTGAGAACAGTCTTGGCTCTCAGAGCCGCAGCCTGGAACTCTTCGTGCAGT TCCTGGAAAACTTGAGAAATGGCACATCTCTTCCGGTCCTGGAAGGCCAAAGTCTGCGTCTGCTCTGCGTCGCTTACAGCAACCCCCCAGCCCGGCTGAGCTGGGCCCGAGGGGGACAGACTCTGAGCCCCTCCCAGCCCTCAGATCCTGGGCTCCTGGAGCTGCCTCAGATACAAACAGAGCATGGAGGAGAATTCACCTGCGGAGCTCAGAACCCTCTGGGCTCCCAAagtatctctctgagcctctccgTGGTCT ACCCCCCGCAGCTGCTGGGACCCTCCTGCTCCCAGGAGAATGAGGGTCTGCACTGCAGCTGTTCCTCCCGAGCCCGGCCGGCCCCCTCCCTGCGCTGgcggctgggggcggggctgctgGAGGAGAATTTCAGCAACGCCTCCTTCAAGGTCACCTCCAGCTCGGCTGGGCCCTGGGCCAAcagctccctgagcctcagcGAGGGGCTCAGCCCTGGCCTCAGACTCAGCTGCGAGGCCCAGAACAGCCACGGGGCCCAGAGCGCCACTGTCCTGTTGCTGCCAG ATGAGAAGGGATTCGCCTCCAAAGCGTTCTCCAGCGGAACGTTTCTAGGAATCGGCCTCACGGGCCTCCTTTGCCTCTGCCTCATCCTGATCAT CATGAAAGCTCTGAGGAAGAAGTGGACCCAAGCAGAGGttccggccccggccccgggagAGACTCCGAGGTCCAGGCTGTCACGGAGGAGCACGCTCCTGGATTACATCAACGTGGTCCCGAAAGCGGGCCCCCTG GCTCAGAAACAGAAGGCCAAACCAAGCAGTCCTCCCTGGGCCCCCGCTCCAGAGGCTTACCCCCCGGAACCCAGAAAGAACCAGAAGGAACTCCATCTTGTTTCCCACAATTGTCCAGGACCCAAATCGTCCACTCAAGCCCCAGAAGCAGAGAACAACCAGGAGGAGCCCCATTATGCTGTCCTCAACTTCCCAGGCCTCAGACCATGGGACACCCAGAGGCCCAAGGATGCATATCCAGAGTATGCTGAAATCCAGTGCCCCTGA
- the SIGLEC10 gene encoding sialic acid-binding Ig-like lectin 10 isoform X10 gives MLLLAVLWAGSWAQDPGFQLRVQELVRVQEGLCVAVPCSVSYPAIGWIPSTPAYGFWFKDQTTTDSDLLVATNKPGQDVQTQTQGRFQLLGDARQNCSLLIRDVRMEDSALYFFRLERGHYVRYNFIQDKFRLEVTALTQKPQIYIPETLKPGHQVTPICMFDRTFEECPAPTLSWRGAIVSSREARPRTSYFSALTFTPRPQDHGTKLTCRVDFSRKGLSTENTVLLSVAYAPKDLVISISQTDVPALEPQGNRPHLEVQKGQFLRLLCTADSMPLPTLSWALQDRVLSWSHPSGSGTLELVLPGVKAEDAGRYTCRAENSLGSQSRSLELFVQYAPENLKVMVSQGNRTVLENLRNGTSLPVLEGQSLRLLCVAYSNPPARLSWARGGQTLSPSQPSDPGLLELPQIQTEHGGEFTCGAQNPLGSQSISLSLSVVYPPQLLGPSCSQENEGLHCSCSSRARPAPSLRWRLGAGLLEENFSNASFKVTSSSAGPWANSSLSLSEGLSPGLRLSCEAQNSHGAQSATVLLLPDEKGFASKAFSSGTFLGIGLTGLLCLCLILIIMKALRKKWTQAEVPAPAPGETPRSRLSRRSTLLDYINVVPKAGPLAQKQKAKPSSPPWAPAPEAYPPEPRKNQKELHLVSHNCPGPKSSTQAPEAENNQEEPHYAVLNFPGLRPWDTQRPKDAYPEYAEIQCP, from the exons ATGCTCCTCTTGGCTGTGCTGTGGGCCG GGTCATGGGCTCAGGATCCCGGTTTCCAGCTGCGGGTGCAGGAGCTGGTGAGGGTGCAGGAAGGCCTGTGCGTGGCCGTGCCCTGCTCCGTCTCCTATCCCGCAATAGGTTGGATTCCCTCCACCCCAGCTTACGGCTTCTGGTTCAAAGACCAGACCACCACAGACAGTGATCTGCTAGTGGCCACAAACAAGCCGGGTCAAGACGTGCAAACACAGACCCAAGGCCGATTCCAGCTCCTTGGCGATGCCAGACAGAATTGCTCTTTGCTCATCAGAGATGTACGTATGGAGGACAGTGCATTGTACTTCTTTCGGTTGGAGAGAGGCCATTACGTGCGATATAATTTCATACAAGACAAGTTCCGTCTGGAGGTGACAG CCCTGACTCAGAAGCCACAGATCTACATCCCAGAGACTCTGAAGCCTGGGCACCAGGTGACACCCATCTGTATGTTTGACCGGACCTTTGAGGAATGTCCAGCCCCTACTCTCTCCTGGAGGGGGGCCATCGTCTCCTCCCGCGAGGCCAGGCCAAGAACTTCCTACTTCTCAGCCCTCACCTTCACACCCAGACCCCAGGACCACGGCACTAAGCTCACCTGTCGAGTGGACTTCTCCAGAAAGGGACTGAGCACAGAGAACACCGTCCTACTTAGCGTGGCCT ATGCCCCCAAAGACCTGGTTATCAGCATTTCCCAGACCGATGTACCAG cccTGGAGCCGCAGGGAAACCGCCCCCATCTGGAAGTCCAGAAAGGCCAGTTCCTGCGGCTGCTCTGTACGGCTGACAGCATGCCCCTTCCCACACTAAGCTGGGCCCTGCAGGACAGAGTCCTCTCTTGGTCCCACCCTTCGGGCTCCGGAACCCTGGAGCTGGTGCTGCCCGGGGTGAAGGCTGAGGATGCGGGTCGCTACACCTGCAGAGCTGAGAACAGTCTTGGCTCTCAGAGCCGCAGCCTGGAACTCTTCGTGCAGT ATGCCCCAGAGAACCTGAAAGTGATGGTCTCCCAAGGAAATAGGACAG TCCTGGAAAACTTGAGAAATGGCACATCTCTTCCGGTCCTGGAAGGCCAAAGTCTGCGTCTGCTCTGCGTCGCTTACAGCAACCCCCCAGCCCGGCTGAGCTGGGCCCGAGGGGGACAGACTCTGAGCCCCTCCCAGCCCTCAGATCCTGGGCTCCTGGAGCTGCCTCAGATACAAACAGAGCATGGAGGAGAATTCACCTGCGGAGCTCAGAACCCTCTGGGCTCCCAAagtatctctctgagcctctccgTGGTCT ACCCCCCGCAGCTGCTGGGACCCTCCTGCTCCCAGGAGAATGAGGGTCTGCACTGCAGCTGTTCCTCCCGAGCCCGGCCGGCCCCCTCCCTGCGCTGgcggctgggggcggggctgctgGAGGAGAATTTCAGCAACGCCTCCTTCAAGGTCACCTCCAGCTCGGCTGGGCCCTGGGCCAAcagctccctgagcctcagcGAGGGGCTCAGCCCTGGCCTCAGACTCAGCTGCGAGGCCCAGAACAGCCACGGGGCCCAGAGCGCCACTGTCCTGTTGCTGCCAG ATGAGAAGGGATTCGCCTCCAAAGCGTTCTCCAGCGGAACGTTTCTAGGAATCGGCCTCACGGGCCTCCTTTGCCTCTGCCTCATCCTGATCAT CATGAAAGCTCTGAGGAAGAAGTGGACCCAAGCAGAGGttccggccccggccccgggagAGACTCCGAGGTCCAGGCTGTCACGGAGGAGCACGCTCCTGGATTACATCAACGTGGTCCCGAAAGCGGGCCCCCTG GCTCAGAAACAGAAGGCCAAACCAAGCAGTCCTCCCTGGGCCCCCGCTCCAGAGGCTTACCCCCCGGAACCCAGAAAGAACCAGAAGGAACTCCATCTTGTTTCCCACAATTGTCCAGGACCCAAATCGTCCACTCAAGCCCCAGAAGCAGAGAACAACCAGGAGGAGCCCCATTATGCTGTCCTCAACTTCCCAGGCCTCAGACCATGGGACACCCAGAGGCCCAAGGATGCATATCCAGAGTATGCTGAAATCCAGTGCCCCTGA